The stretch of DNA TTCGTGGCCTGTCTAAACCTTCTTTTTAATGAATGAaatggcaaatcttttgccttgtttcaaaaaaAGGTGGCGAAGATAATAAAGATGGATCGATTTTTTTCACTTGGAATCCTCTGACAAAGGATTACATTTGAGCACAGTATAATTATAGTCGATCAGCTGGGGAAAGGATCCTCACTTCCGTCGGTCACTTTTTCTTTTAACAGTACGATCAACTTCCAACAACCATCAAGTGCGCACtgttcttcttttcttttttcttcctCCGCCCTGATGTTTTCTCCTACCCCGTAGAAATGAATGGGCTTGACCCATTAACAATTTCTGAAATCTCAAAGTGGCTCATGTATAAAATAGCAAGTGGTGATTCTAAAGTTTAATACCACCCTGAAAGTTGAGGAAGTGAGAGACCTCTTTATATAGTTGGTTCTCTACACCATACTTATTGAGGTGTGAAGGAGATCGCATGCGTGCACGCTCGCCTCTCCATTTTATTTTTTGATGTCTTAGCAGAAAAGTTAATTATTTCTTGTTCGGTAAGTATACGAGTTAGAATCCAAGTCGGTTTGAGATCATGATCGCGACACAATACCGCCTCTGGTCCTCTTATATGTACTGCTACCGGGCCGCAGCCAAAGATACATCGAAAACACCTAGTGTTTTGCCTCATCTTGCAACTTGCCCCGTCACCATAGTCTACTCTATCCCGAACACCGGCGTGCGGGAGAGAAGGTGTCCGAATTCGTTCTTGCATACTTACATCAGGTGAGCATGAATTAGGTTTCTTGGGAAGCGCTCTGCGCGACTACCCAAGTTTGTCATCATGGGTCCTCTTCCGTCCAAGTCGGGCGGTGCTACTTATCATCGTCGTCAGCAATAGATCGTCGCCAACATTGTCACCAACAACGCCGATCCCGCAGCAACTAATGAACCGTACGTCCATCATGATATGTTCATGTGTCTACCTATAGTTGTTGTTACATTCCAATGTTGTTGTGCATGTTTTTTCTATTCATCTAGTATGCTAGATTGTTGCATGCTATTTTCTATTAGAGTCATAAAGTACTTACTGGAATTAATCATGAATTTGTTCATCTATAACTGACAAGGACTAAACAACCGTAATCTATAAAATACTAATCGGAACAGAGGCATTGGGATTCTCCTCCCCACCACCGCTCACCGGAGCGGAAGGCAGAGGGAAGGCGAATTCATAAGGTCACCGGTAAAGTCTGGAATGAGAGTTTGCTTTGACCGCCTAAGGTCTAGGGAAGAAACTATTAAGATGGGTTCTGCATCTCCGGAAAGAGTGTACTTCCTTCTCTCCATCTACATTGCCATGGGACGGCGCTGCACGATGCATGAGGCGGTGGGAATTTTTGATCGGGGGACGAGGAGACAAACGCTTCCGAGACGCCTATGATCTGTCCTTTtttaaaaagaaaaaagaatgtGCTGCTTTTGTATAAGGAACAAAAATCTCATCCGTATAAGGCTGGAACTCAGGAGCCGTAGTGTGCGATCTATCTGTTGGAATTAATTAAGCAGGCCGTGGTACTTTTGTCCGTGTAGTATTATAGGAATTCTAATCCAATCCGTACGTGGCATAACATATACCGCACGACCGTGCGTTTCCAGCCGGACGAGATCTAGCAAGCCTCCGGCCGGCGAGATCAGTCGACACCAGGTTCTGGCCGGAAAGCAATCGGCACGTACTCTCGCCGGAAAAGTCGGTTACGATGGTCGTCCCCGCGGCGGCATCTCCCAATCTTTACTTGCTCGACCTCGTGAAATCGGGCCGCATGCTCATCGACCGTGGCCTCGTTCTCGCGGACGGCGAGGTGGACAACATCTATCTCCCAGTCGACACGTTCAAGCTCTTGCGCATCGATGACAGTGTTGTGTACAAGAATGTCGGTGACATCAAGGTGGTCGACAGGAGCCACCTGTACCCCGGACAGGTGGTCGGGTCGGCATCTGACATGGGCGGCCAGATCGGCGTTGTCACCGGTGTCAACACCGTGCTCAACCTGGCCAAGCTCGACAACAACGGCGTGCCGACCAAGGTCATCAGGGGGGTGTCCCCGTCTAGCCTGCGGCGCGTCAGGAGTCTCAACCTTGGCGACTTTGTCGTGTCCGGGCCGTGGCTCGGCCGTGTCGTCGAGGTGTCGATCGACGTCGATGTGTTGTTTGATGACGGAGCCATCTGCAGGATCACCGATGCGGAGTCCACGAACCTGGCCAGAGTGCGTGAAATCGGCACCATGGCGACCTTGCATCGCCACCAGATGAATAGTCAATTCCACCAGGGGCAGCATGTCACCTTGACAGGCGCTTGTTcactcttcaaggatgctcgctGGCTTAATGGCTACTGGCATCCCTACCGACAAGTAGGCACCATTATGAAGGTGGAGACGTCCGGCGTCCTTGTCTACTGGGTTGCATCCAGACATTGTGGCACCGACAAGGGGCTAGTAGAGGCATCCGCTCCTCCAGCCTACCAGAACCCAGATGATCTTACGTTCTTCTGCGCCTCGTACAATTGCTGCTGGGGGCTTGCTGACCGTTGTTTTTTTCTAGAAACAAGTTCCACCAAAGAGGATGCAGCTTGTGCTCCTGATCAacacggtgatgatgatgatgaggtggtggaggaggacgaggacgaggacgaggaagaggaatACAATGCGTGCTCACAAGACAACCAAGAGGTGTGTGAAGCATCAACCTCTCATGTGGGACCACCCACCAAGCAGAAGGATGAGAGGTTTTATCGGAAGCAGCTAAGGAAGGTCGTCTTTGAGGGCCATAGACGGGCGCAACGACCACAAGTCATGAGACATGTGGAGGTGGAGTTTCCTATGGTCGTCGCCGACACCTGCACCACCGTCGATGTGTTGTGGCAGGACGGCACACGGCAACATGGCAGACGTTCAGCGACTGTCGTCCCCTTTGGGATCTGGAATGAGCAAGAGTTCTTCCCGGGACAACATGTTGTCGCCAACATTCTCCCTATTAGTGCTGCCGTTGATAGTACTGGTGACCATGATGATGTGATAACTACTAGTGTCAACAATGACATTGTTGCGTCTGGAACTGGACCAACAGAGCGTGTGGGCATCGTCAAGAGCCTGCAATACAAGGACCAGACGGTTTGTGTATCATGGTTCAAGACGTCAGGGCACCCAGATGAGGCTAGGGAGGTCGAATGCGACCAAACCATCAGTGCTTACGACTTAAAATTGGACTCTAACCACTCTGCTTACTATGGTGATATTGTCATTCGTATCCTACCATCGGGATCAACAAATGACGCTGAAAGTGCACCCTTGTTATCGGGAAACAAGAAGAAAAATGCCGTTCCTGCCGATCTTTCATGGGTTGGGCGGGTAGTTGAACTTCCTAATGGGCACATCCAAGTCAAGTGGGGTGATGGTAGCATGTCAACGGTACGTGGATAGTTTCTAGTACCTTTCTTAGATCTACAGActcaactttgttgatttgtttGGGCGTGCTGCAGGTATCGCCCCATGAGATCGTTGCCGTCAAGGACAAGCACTACATGGAGCTATGGCTTGAAATGGGCGACTGGGTAGAGGACGATGGCATCGATGATGCACCCGAAGAACCGGTTGCTGCCAACATGGTATTTATCTATCTTTCTAAACATTGTCCACTTCGACAAATAATGAGGTGGGGACTATTTTGGTTTCTCCTGGTAGGCACCAAAGTACTATATACTATGATAAATGATTATATGGATGGATACACCTCAATTGATGTGGTTATATGTGTTATCTTATTTTAGGAAATTGATCTTCAGAATCTAGATAATGATGTCGAAAGCGTTAGCCCGGCAATGTCAAGGACAAGCCTTTTAGGTTTTCCATTCCGGTCTTTGCTCCAATTCACCAGTGACGTGGTAGCTCGAGGTAAAGGATACCTGATGAACTGGCGGCCCTCGTCGTTGTCACCAAGCTCAGAGTTACCCGCGCCCGCAAATGATGATAGTATCGGTGGTGCTGCTGCAATGGGGATCAACGATGCTGCTGTAGATTTGACTTGTCACGGTTTTGCTGGGGGGACGAAGGCTGCATATGCTACCTGTTGCTGCGATGAATCGTCATGCTTTCCACATTTCAATGTACTGCAGATGAGCCCTCTGGATCACCACTACCTTGACACTACGGACCAGGTAATTATATATGTTAGAAAATGATGAAGAACGGAGGTAATTAAGGTTAGAGTAAGGGATGTTTACATGCACAATATGGTTTGTCTAACGGTGGAATCGATCTTATGGCATTCATTTTTTAATGCAAAACTAAACTCCATAACTTAAAATAAGTAAATGACCACACAACATATTACAAGTCATTATTAAACAAATTTTACTAAATGTAGAACTTTAATCTATACTCTTTTCTTTCAAAGGAAATGCAGGGCGCTAGTTGTGGGAAGAGTTGGGCCAAAACAGTGCAAAAGGAATGGAAAATTATGGAGAACGACTTACCAGGTATGTGAATGCACCTGAAAATACACGGTCCATGTGCATGGTTACAAATGAATAGCCAACCATTTAATGTGCAGAAACCATCTACGTGCGAGCGTTTGAGGACCGCATGGATCTGCTTCGGGTGGTGATGGTGGGCGCAAGCGGGACGCCATATCATCACGGCCTCTTCTTCTTTGATATGCAGCTACCTCCGTCGTACCCGGATGCCCCACCGCAAGTGTACTACCACTCCTTTGGCCTACGCCTCAATCCCAACCTCTACGAGTCTGGTACAGTGTGTCTCAGCCTGCTGAACACATTCGGTGGCGAGGGCACTGAGGTTTGGTCGTCAGCAACATCAAGCCTCCTCCAAGTCGTTGTCTCCATCCAGGGCCTCGTCCTCAATGACCAACCATACTACAACGAGGCCGGCTATGAGACACTGGTCGGCAAACCGGAGGGCCGCCGCAATGCGCTGCCCTACAATGAGAATGCTTACCTACTAACCCTCCGGACCATGCAGCACCTTTTACGTCGGCCACCTCGGGGATTTGAGGAATTCGTCAAGGAACACTTCCGCCGTCGGGGAAAATTTGTGCTTAGGACATGCAATGTATGGCTTCAGGGAaatgttgtcgacgatgcccatGCCATTGAAGCGACTAGGAAGCGACCGTGCTCGGCTGGGTTAAGGCTTGCACTCACAAACATGATGCCAAGCCTCGTGGCAGCCTTCACCGAGATCGGCGCCGTGGGGTGTGAAGAGTTCCAGTAGCTGCAAATCAAGTTGCCATGTGCTCTCAGCACCACTCACTAGACAGAGGAGTGTTTGATGGTGGGAGCTTTGCTGCACATGGGGGGCAGGTTAGTTCAAAAGAGGGGTCCGTGGATATAGGATttttggtgatggtggtggtctTGTAATCAGTCACATTTTTGTTCTACAACAATTACATACTCCTTTTTGCTTTATTTTCTCGATTAAAAAGGAGTTCAGCAAGAGAGGTATCATTGTGGACTACGTCATTTATCTATCAACATATATAAAGGCTGGGTGTATATTTATCATTGTGATGCATTAATACAATATTTATCTATCAACATATTTTGTGTATATTTATCATCTATATATTGCCAAGCATGGTCATGCTTTAAGAACGTGCAAGATCTGCTTTTGGATCCAGCTCAATCCAGTTAGCAATAATAGACGGAGATGACCTAGAGGTTAGAGAGCAGGTTAAGCATGCACTTCCAGATGACCTGTTTATATACCCCATATATAGTAGTTACTGCAAAAAGAAATGAGGTTTAACTGAATCATTAGGTAGAAAACACTCTTTGGTGTAAAGCTACAAATTAAGATGGTTATCATCACCATTTGTTTAGGTGTTTCAGAATTCAATCTGCTACTTGCATCTTAATTGCATGGTGTACAGTTGATCTTGCTACTACTATTGTTTTCTTGAGATGAAGTGATCTGGCTAAACCAAATCTGTAGACAAGATAGGAGGCAATATTTATTCTTTGCTTACCCCAAATCTTGTAGAGGGCTGCTGAGTCCTGCAAGCTTCTCGGCCATGATACCCTCGTCTACAGTCATGGCACACTAAAAGCAACATTCGATAGAATCACCATCATACTAAACTGAAGAACAGGAAAAGCAGCCAAATGACAGCAAACTAGTTCATAGACCAAACATGGAAGTGGGGAACGCATGTTCAACAAAAGAAGCACACGCATGATACAGTCTTGATGAGGGGTAACAAAATTTACAGGACAATAGCTAAGGTCATATGGATAACACGCATCGATAGAACCAGAAGAGCAGGGTATGTAGGTCACATTGTCTTGCGAAGAGCACTTGCAGCTCATGGCACAACAACAGAAGCAAACACGTGGATCACACAGATATATCACATAGCAACAAAAAACACCTTGTCGCTACACAAATATGAGCTCAATTAGGTTGGTCTCTGGAGATGGTGCGACATAACCAGAGTGTGTACTTGGGATATACCTAGGTTCTGGGGGTTTCACCACAGATGGAGACGTTGGAGGGATGGGCACCGAAGGTGAGACCTTGTTTAAACAAAATATAAGAATAGACAATAATAAGATTGCATAATGAATCAAtgagaagaggaaagaaagatgGCAACACAAGCAGAGATCCTGACCTCAGAGATAGCCACGTCACTAAAACCAAGGCCACCAAAGAGCTGAAACTGAGCATCTTTAGAACATGCAACCAGACGTCACTAAGTTTTTGTTTCTTGTCCAAGTTGCATGCTTCATAGTTCCTACCTCAGCTAAAGAAATAGTGTCAAGTCAGTTCCACCTCTATATTCCCAGCTGTATTCACTGCTTATGTCCGAAATCCAATATATGATTGCCTTATGTACTAGCTTTTCAAGAGAAACCTTATTGTCACTTGTGCAGAAAGTAGAAACATTACGGGCCAGTTCTGGTACAGCTACGCTACTAATTACCTCATAGTTAGAAAAATAATCATGATAAAAATTGATGCCTTGAACCCTCGTTTGATTAGTATACCACCTCTCAAGCAGGGGAATCGAATTCTATATTACTTCATTTAAGCTGCACATATGTTAGGTATAATCCGTAAAATTTATTAACTCATGCGATCAACATATTTAGAGACATCAGACAACTCCAGGTCATATGAAACTGAGAAAGCCCTAAAAACATAAAACTATGCAATGTTGGCATTGTTCAACCGGAAGACAGCTCTTCCACTACTAGCAATTTGCACAACCCAAACAGACATACATTCTATGAGGAACCAGGTAGTGGCACAATGACACGATGTTTGGATAAATTTCAAAAGCAATACATTCAGTCAAGTGCCCACATATCACCAAAATTGCACAATGTTCAGAAATGTACTACCAGTTCTAGATCAGTCTTCACTGAAGCTTGTCTTTGACTAATTTCTCTACAAATAAACAAATATTGAGAAAAAACAGTGAAACAAACTACACATAATAGACACAATAGCATCACCTTGCTTGTTAACCCCCTACGAACCTGCCCTCCTTTCCTGAAACCCACAGGaaaaaaacaaaaccaaaatCAGAGACATGTTAGGACGAGATTATCTCACAAAATCTGCACCTAATTGAATAGCAAACAAAGTTGAAAAGATCCATCACACGCATACTGTTTTATTAAACTGGTAGCAAAATGCACCACTTGTTTGTTATTCTGGCAGTTCATGCAAGCAGCCATGTCTTTATGTTGGTACATAAGAGTAAAATAATCGAGCATGAAACTCACTTTCTACAACACAGCATTACTTTCTTAGGAGCAAGAGCAACAAAATAGAGGTGGGAATAGTATCTTGCAGATAGAGATGAATAATCGAGTCTGCTTTTGTCATCAACATCTAGATTCTGTCATGCCTAAAAAATACAAGCCAGCACAAAATAGTATCTTGCAGATAGATACTACAGTTGAGCACTAACCATGTATTC from Triticum urartu cultivar G1812 chromosome 3, Tu2.1, whole genome shotgun sequence encodes:
- the LOC125547632 gene encoding probable ubiquitin-conjugating enzyme E2 23 encodes the protein MVVPAAASPNLYLLDLVKSGRMLIDRGLVLADGEVDNIYLPVDTFKLLRIDDSVVYKNVGDIKVVDRSHLYPGQVVGSASDMGGQIGVVTGVNTVLNLAKLDNNGVPTKVIRGVSPSSLRRVRSLNLGDFVVSGPWLGRVVEVSIDVDVLFDDGAICRITDAESTNLARVREIGTMATLHRHQMNSQFHQGQHVTLTGACSLFKDARWLNGYWHPYRQVGTIMKVETSGVLVYWVASRHCGTDKGLVEASAPPAYQNPDDLTFFCASYNCCWGLADRCFFLETSSTKEDAACAPDQHGDDDDEVVEEDEDEDEEEEYNACSQDNQEKDERFYRKQLRKVVFEGHRRAQRPQVMRHVEVEFPMVVADTCTTVDVLWQDGTRQHGRRSATVVPFGIWNEQEFFPGQHVVANILPISAAVDSTGDHDDVITTSVNNDIVASGTGPTERVGIVKSLQYKDQTVCVSWFKTSGHPDEAREVECDQTISAYDLKLDSNHSAYYGDIVIRILPSGSTNDAESAPLLSGNKKKNAVPADLSWVGRVVELPNGHIQVKWGDGSMSTVSPHEIVAVKDKHYMELWLEMGDWVEDDGIDDAPEEPVAANMEIDLQNLDNDVESVSPAMSRTSLLGFPFRSLLQFTSDVVARGKGYLMNWRPSSLSPSSELPAPANDDSIGGAAAMGINDAAVDLTCHGFAGGTKAAYATCCCDESSCFPHFNVLQMSPLDHHYLDTTDQLPPSYPDAPPQVYYHSFGLRLNPNLYESGTVCLSLLNTFGGEGTEVWSSATSSLLQVVVSIQGLVLNDQPYYNEAGYETLVGKPEGRRNALPYNENAYLLTLRTMQHLLRRPPRGFEEFVKEHFRRRGKFVLRTCNVWLQGNVVDDAHAIEATRKRPCSAGLRLALTNMMPSLVAAFTEIGAVGCEEFQ